In the Heterodontus francisci isolate sHetFra1 chromosome 8, sHetFra1.hap1, whole genome shotgun sequence genome, one interval contains:
- the LOC137373270 gene encoding mediator of DNA damage checkpoint protein 1-like, translating into MEPETQLIQYWHPRPSSSSTDTRDPAQSVLEPKNQLTQYWHPRPSSPGTGIRDPAHPVLAPKPSSPSTGTRDPAQPAMDPETQLIQFLHPRTSSPSTGIQDPAHPVLESETQLTQYWHPNPAHPVPAPETQLNQQWTPRPSSSSSCTQEPTHPVLAPKNQLTQYWHPRPSSHSTCTRDPAHPILAPETQLSQYWHPNPGSLGNGTQTPAHPVLAPETQLSQYWHPNPGSPGNGTQTTAHPVLAPKPQLTQYWNPRPSSPSTVTQTPAHPVLEPETHLTQYWHPRPISPSTGTQTPAHTVLEPETQLTQYWHPRPSSPSTGIRDPAHPLLAPETQLTRYWHLRPSSPNTGTQDPAQPVLEPENQLTQYWHPRPSSPSTGTQTPAHPVLEPETQLTKYWRPRPSSPSTGIQDPAHPVLESETQLTQYWHPNPAHPVLAPETQPNQQWTPRPSSSSSCTQEPTHPVLAPKPHLTRYWHPRPSPLGTGTQDPAHPVLALEIQPTRYWNPRPSSPSTGTRDTAHSVLEPKTQLSQYWHPRSSSPGTGTRGPAHPVLAPKPSSPSTGTRDPAQPVMEPETQLIQYWHTRPSSPSTDTRDPAHSVLEPKNQLTQYWHPRPSSPGTGIRGPAHPVLAPETQLTQ; encoded by the coding sequence AtggaacccgagacccagctcatccagtactggcacccaagacccagctcatccagtactgacaCTCGAGATCCAGCCCAATCGGTTCTGGAACCCAAgaaccagctcacccagtactggcatccaagacccagctcacccggtactggaatccgagacccagctcacccagtactggcacccaaacccagctcacccagtactggcacccgagacccagcccaACCAGCAATGGACCCCGAGACCCAGCTCATCCAGTTCTTGCACCCAAgaaccagctcacccagtactggcatccaagacccagctcacccggtactggaatccgagacccagctcacccagtactggcacccaaacccagctcacccagtaccggcacccgagacccagctcaaccAGCAATGGACCCCGAGACCCAGCTCATCCAGTTCTTGCACCCAAGAACcaactcacccagtactggcacccaagaacCAGCTCACCCAGTattggcacccgagacccagctcacacaGTACttgcacccgagacccagctcacccaatactggcacccgagacccagctctcccagtactggcacccaaaccctgGCTCACTCGGTAATGGaacccaaaccccagctcacccagtgCTGGCGCCCGAGACCCAGCtctcccagtactggcacccaaaccctgGCTCACCCGGTAATGGAACCCAAAccacagctcacccagtactggcacccaaaccccagctcacacagtactggaacccgagacccagctcacccagtactgtcaCCCAAAcccctgctcacccagtactggaacccgagacccacctcacccagtactggcacccgagacccatctcacccagtactggcacgcaAACCCCAGCTCACACAGTACtggaacccgagacccagctcacccagtactggcacccaagaccaagctcacccagtactggcatccgagacccagctcacccattaCTGGCACCCGAGACGCAGCTCACCCGGTACTGGCAcctgagacccagctcacccaatactggcacccaagacccagctcaaccAGTACTGGAACCCGAgaaccagctcacccagtactggcacccgagacccagctcacccagtactggcacccaaaccccagctcacccagtactggaacccgagacccagctcaccaagTACTGgcgcccaagacccagctcacccagtactggcatccaagacccagctcacccggtactggaatccgagacccagctcacccagtactggcacccaaacccagctcacccagtactggcacccgagacccagcccaACCAGCAATGGACCCCGAGACCCAGCTCATCCAGTTCTTGCACCCAAGAACcaactcacccagtactggcacccaaaccccacctcactcggtactggcacccaagacccagcccactcggtactggaacccaagacccagctcacccagtactggcactcgAGATACAGCCCACTCGGTACTggaacccaagacccagctcacccagtactggcactcgAGATACAGCCCACTCGGTACTGGAACCCAAGACCCAGCTCTCACAGTACTGGCATCCAAGAtccagctcacccggtactggaACCCGaggcccagctcacccagtactggcacccaaacccagctcacccagtactggcacccgagacccagctcaaccAGTAAtggaacccgagacccagctcatccagtactggcacacaagacccagctcacccagtactgacaCTCGAGATCCAGCCCACTCGGTTCTGGAACCCAAgaaccagctcacccagtactggcatccAAGACCCAGCTCTCCCGGTACTGGAATCCGaggcccagctcacccagtactggcacccgagacccagctcacccagtaa
- the LOC137373271 gene encoding mediator of DNA damage checkpoint protein 1-like, with protein sequence MAPETQISQYWHPRTSSPSTGTQTLAHSVMEPKPQLTQCWHPRPSSPSTGTQTLAHPVMEPKPQLTQYWHPNPSSPNTGTRDPAHPVLAPETQLTQYWHPNPSSPSTGTRDPAHQVLAPKTQLTQYWHPNPSSLAHSVLEPKTQLSQYLHPRSSSPGTGTRGPAHPVLAPKPSSPSTGTRDPAQPVMEPETQLIQYWHTRPSSPSTDTRDPAHSVLEPKNQLAQYWHPNPSSPGTGTRDPAHPVLAPKPHLTRHWHPRPSPLGTGTQDPAHPVLALEIQPTRYWNPRPSSHSTGIQDPAHPILAPETQPNQQWTPRPSSSSSCTQEPTHPVLAPKNQLTQYWHPRPSSHSTCTRDPAHPILAPETQLSQYWHPNPGSLGNGTQTPAHPVLAPETQLSQYWHPNPGSPVLARKPQLTQYWNPRPSSPSTGTQDQVHPVLASETQLTHYWHPRRRSPSTGTRDPAHPILAPKTQLNQYWNPRTSSPSTGTRDPAHPVLAPKPQLTQYWNPRPSSPSIGAQDPAHPVPAPNPQLTRYWHPRPSSPSTGTQTPPHSVLAPKTQPTRYWNPRPSSPSTGTRDTAHSVLEPKTQLSQYWHPRSSSPGTGTRGPAHPVLAPKPSSPSTGTRDPAQPVMEPETQLIQYWHTRPSSPSTDTRDPAHSVLEPKNQLTQYWHPRPSSPGTGIRGPAHPVLAPETQLTQ encoded by the exons atggcacccgagacccagatctcccagtactggcacccgagaACCAGCtctcccagtactggcacccaaaccctgGCGCACTCGGTAATGGAACCCAAACCCCAGCTCACGCAGtgctggcacccgagacccagctctccCAGTACAGGCACCCAAACCCTGGCTCACCCGGTAATGGaacccaaaccccagctcacccagtactggcacccaaaccccagctcacccaaTACTGGAacacgagacccagctcacccagtactggcacccgagacccagctcacccagtactggcacccaaaccccagctcacccagtactggaacccgagacccagctcaccaagTACTGgcgcccaagacccagctcacccagtactggcacccaaaccccagctcactcg CCCACTCGGTACTGGAACCCAAGACCCAGCTCTCACAGTACTTGCATCCAAGAtccagctcacccggtactggaACCCGaggcccagctcacccagtactggcacccaaacccagctcacccagtactggcacccgagacccagctcaaccAGTAAtggaacccgagacccagctcatccagtactggcacacaagacccagctcacccagtactgacaCTCGAGATCCAGCCCACTCGGTTCTGGAACCCAAGAACCAGCTcgcccagtactggcacccaaaccccagctcacccggtactggcacccgagacccagctcacccagtactggcacccaaaccccaccTCACTCGGCACTGGCATCCAAGACCCAGCCCACTCGGTACTggaacccaagacccagctcacccagtactggcactcgAGATACAGCCCACTCGGTACTggaacccaagacccagctcacacagtactggcatccaagacccagctcacccaatactggcacccgagacccagcccaACCAGCAATGGACCCCGAGACCCAGCTCATCCAGTTCTTGCACCCAAGAACcaactcacccagtactggcacccaagaacCAGCTCACCCAGTattggcacccgagacccagctcacacaGTACttgcacccgagacccagctcacccaatactggcacccgagacccagctctcccagtactggcacccaaaccctgGCTCACTCGGTAATGGaacccaaaccccagctcacccagtgCTGGCGCCCGAGACCCAGCtctcccagtactggcacccaaaccctgGCTCACCCG tactggcacgcaAACCCCAGCTCACACAGTACtggaacccgagacccagctcacccagtactggcacccaagaccaagttcacccagtactggcatccgagacccagctcacccattaCTGGCACCCGAGACGCagatcacccagtactggcacccgagacccagctcacccaatactggcacccaagacccagctcaaccAGTACTGGAACCCGAgaaccagctcacccagtactggcacccgagacccagctcacccagtactggcacccaaaccccagctcacccagtactggaacccgagacccagctcaccaagTATTGgcgcccaagacccagctcacccagtaccggCACCCAATccccagctcacccggtactggcacccgagacccagctcacccagtactggcacccaaaccccacctcactcggtactggcacccaagacccagcccactcggtactggaacccaagacccagctcacccagtactggcactcgAGATACAGCCCACTCGGTACTGGAACCCAAGACCCAGCTCTCACAGTACTGGCATCCAAGAtccagctcacccggtactggaACCCGaggcccagctcacccagtactggcacccaaacccagctcacccagtactggcacccgagacccagctcaaccAGTAAtggaacccgagacccagctcatccagtactggcacacaagacccagctcacccagtactgacaCTCGAGATCCAGCCCACTCTGTTCTGGAACCCAAgaaccagctcacccagtactggcatccAAGACCCAGCTCTCCCGGTACTGGAATCCGaggcccagctcacccagtactggcacccgagacccagctcacccagtaa
- the LOC137373272 gene encoding mediator of DNA damage checkpoint protein 1-like, translating to MEPETQLIQYWHPRPTHPVLAPKTQLTQYWHPRPSSPSTGTRDPAHPVLAPETQLTHYWHSRSSSPGTGTRDPAHSVQAPETHFTRYWNPNLSSPSTGTQTPAHPVLAPKLKLTRYWDSRTSSLGTGTQDPAHPGLGPEIQPTQYWNPRPSSPSTGIQDPAHPVLEPKAQLTQYWHPNPAHPVLAPETQLIQYWHPRPSSPSTDSQSPAHPAMAPKPQLTQYWHPNPSSPSTGTQTPAHPVLAPKPELTQYWNPRPSSLAHPVLASETHLTRYWHPRPTSLGTGTRDPAHPVLEPETQLTQCWHPRPSSPSTGTQTLAHPLTQYWNPRPSSPSTGTQTTPHSVLAPETQPTRYWNPRPSSPSTGTRDTAHSVLEPKTQLTQYWHPRPSSPGTGTRGTAHPALAPKPSSSSTGTRDPAQPVMEPKTQLMQYWHPRPNSPSIGTQDPAHPVLAPETQLTQYWHPRPSSPSTVTRDAAHPELAPESQLTRYRHPRPFSPGTGTRDPE from the exons AtggaacccgagacccagctcatccagtactggcacccaagacccactcACCCAGtattggcacccaagacccagctcacccagtactggcacccgagacccagctcacccagtactggcacccgagacccagctcacccagtactggcacccgagacccagctcacccactaCTGGCACTCGAGAAGCAGCTCACCCGgaactggcacccgagacccagctcattcGGTACAGGCACCCGAGACCCATTTCACCCGGTACTGGAACCCAAAcctcagctcacccagtactggcacccaaaccccagctcacccagtactggcacccaaactcAAACTCACTCGGTACTGGGACTCAAGAACCAGCTCACTCGGTACTggaacccaagacccagctcacccaggacTGGGACCCGAGATCCAGCCCACTCAGTACTggaacccaagacccagctcacccagtacaggcatccaagacccagctcacccggtactggaACCCAAGGCCCagctcacacagtactggcaccctaacccagctcacccagtactggcacccgagacccagctcatccagtactggcacccgagacccagctcacccagtactgacaGCCAATCCCCAGCTCACCCAGCAatggcacccaaaccccagctcacccagtactggcacccaaaccccagctcacccagtactggcacccaaaccccagctcacccggtactggcacccaaacccgagctcacccagtactggaacccgagacccagctcactcg CTCACCCGGTACTGGCATCCGAGACCCACCTCACccggtactggcacccgagacccacctcactcggtactggcacccgagacccagctcacccggtactggaacctgagacccagctcacccagtgctGGCACCCGAGACCTAGCTCTCCCAGTACAGGCACCCAAACCCTGGCTCACCCG ctcacccagtactggaacccgagacccagctcacccagtactggcacccaaaccacACCTCACtcggtactggcacccgagacccagcccacTCGGTATTggaacccaagacccagctcacccagtactggcactcgAGATACAGCCCACTCGGTACTggaacccaagacccagctcacccagtactggcatccaagacccagctcacccggtactggaACCCGAGGCACAGCTCACCCAGCACTGGCACCCAAAcccagctcatccagtactggcacccgagacccagctcaaccAGTAATggaacccaagacccagctcatgcagtactggcacccaagacccaactCACCCAGtattggcacccaagacccagctcacccagtactggcacccgagacccagctcacccagtactggcacccgagacccagctcacccagtactgtcaCGCGAGACGCAGCTCACCCGGAACTGGCACCCGAGTCCCAGCTCACTCGGTACAGGCACCCGAGACCCTTTTCACCCGGTACTGGAACCCGCGACCCTGAATGA